Proteins from a genomic interval of Sulfurimonas sp. HSL3-2:
- a CDS encoding glutathionylspermidine synthase family protein, with amino-acid sequence MVTLRDIKPIDDKALEEIGFAWHTDSDGSKYVSDKLVQVTHQEAEDYYEAVNELYDMYAEAAEFVIENDLFFELGIPFNLVDMIKKSWENDVHWHVYGRFDLAGGTGGEPIKLIEFNADTPTSLFETAVLQWALLKYNDMDEDEQFNNVYDAIRDNFRRLITLFDDPAKFDELYDGWKILFSSVEGNLEEEVTTRLLQQIATDAGFATQYEHIQNVKFSDDEICDANDNPYEYWFKLYPFEDIAHDEPELATILTNIMQNQKAILLNPPYTLLFQSKGMMKILCDLFPDSPYLLRTSFEPLDVKCVEKPVFGREGANTKILSANGEVLKANDGPYGNYKKVYQEYVEFSKDLHGNKYQAGVFFAYEACGLGYRCGGDILDNMSKFVGHVLVD; translated from the coding sequence ATGGTAACTCTAAGAGATATAAAACCGATCGATGACAAAGCACTTGAAGAGATCGGTTTTGCCTGGCATACAGACAGTGACGGAAGCAAATATGTAAGCGATAAACTAGTCCAAGTCACTCACCAAGAAGCAGAGGATTATTACGAAGCGGTCAATGAACTTTATGATATGTATGCAGAAGCAGCAGAGTTTGTCATAGAGAACGATCTCTTTTTTGAACTTGGTATCCCTTTTAACCTTGTGGATATGATCAAAAAAAGCTGGGAGAACGATGTCCACTGGCATGTCTACGGAAGATTCGACCTTGCCGGCGGGACGGGCGGTGAGCCTATAAAACTCATAGAGTTCAATGCAGACACCCCTACTTCTCTATTTGAGACAGCCGTACTTCAATGGGCGCTTTTAAAGTACAACGATATGGATGAGGATGAGCAGTTCAACAATGTCTATGATGCGATTCGCGACAACTTTCGCCGCCTTATAACACTGTTCGACGATCCTGCAAAGTTTGACGAGCTTTACGACGGATGGAAGATACTCTTCTCTTCGGTTGAGGGTAATCTGGAAGAGGAGGTCACTACCAGACTTCTTCAGCAGATCGCGACTGATGCTGGATTTGCCACACAATATGAGCATATCCAAAACGTAAAATTCAGCGATGACGAGATATGTGATGCAAATGACAATCCGTATGAATACTGGTTTAAACTTTACCCTTTTGAGGATATCGCACATGATGAACCTGAGCTAGCGACGATACTCACAAACATCATGCAAAACCAAAAAGCGATCCTTTTAAATCCTCCTTATACACTGTTGTTTCAGTCAAAAGGGATGATGAAGATACTTTGCGATCTGTTCCCGGATTCGCCGTATCTGCTTCGTACATCTTTTGAACCGCTGGATGTGAAATGTGTCGAAAAACCGGTCTTCGGACGTGAAGGTGCAAACACAAAAATACTTTCAGCCAACGGCGAAGTCTTAAAAGCCAACGATGGCCCTTACGGAAACTACAAAAAAGTGTATCAGGAGTATGTGGAGTTTAGTAAAGACCTGCACGG